A part of Flavobacteriaceae bacterium GSB9 genomic DNA contains:
- the hemE gene encoding uroporphyrinogen decarboxylase, with protein MIKNDLFLRALKGETVSRPPVWMMRQAGRYLPEFMEIKAKYDFFTRCQTPELASEITVQPIRRYGMDAAILFSDILVIPQAMNIEVQMKPNFGPYLPNPVRSQKDLDNVIVPDVSVELDYVYQAIKATKEKLNNEIPLIGFAGSPWTILCYCVQGQGSKNFDKAKAFCFTNPVAAHELLQKITDTTIAYLKEKVKAGCNAVQVFDSWGGMLSPTDYQEFSWQYINQIIEALKDDAPVIAFGKGCWFALHDMAQSNASALGVDWTCSARNARYLTGGNITLQGNFDPSRLLSPPSEIKKMVHQMIDEFGKDKYIVNLGHGILPNIPVENAKAFIDAVKEYNA; from the coding sequence ATGATTAAGAACGATTTATTTTTAAGAGCATTAAAAGGAGAAACTGTTAGCCGTCCGCCAGTATGGATGATGCGTCAAGCAGGGCGATACCTTCCAGAATTCATGGAAATTAAGGCAAAATACGACTTCTTTACACGTTGCCAAACACCAGAATTGGCCAGTGAAATTACCGTACAACCTATCCGTAGATATGGTATGGATGCCGCCATTCTTTTTAGCGACATTTTGGTGATACCTCAAGCCATGAACATCGAGGTGCAGATGAAACCCAATTTTGGCCCCTACTTACCAAACCCCGTTCGCTCGCAAAAAGATTTAGATAATGTAATAGTTCCAGATGTTTCTGTAGAACTCGATTACGTTTACCAAGCTATAAAAGCAACAAAAGAAAAGCTTAACAATGAAATTCCTTTGATAGGATTTGCTGGGTCACCATGGACCATTTTATGTTACTGCGTACAAGGGCAAGGCAGCAAAAATTTTGATAAAGCCAAAGCATTCTGTTTTACCAATCCTGTGGCGGCTCATGAATTGCTTCAAAAAATTACAGACACCACAATAGCCTACCTAAAGGAAAAAGTAAAAGCGGGTTGTAATGCGGTTCAGGTTTTCGACTCTTGGGGCGGTATGCTTTCACCAACCGATTATCAAGAGTTTTCTTGGCAGTATATCAATCAAATTATTGAAGCGCTAAAAGACGATGCTCCAGTTATTGCCTTCGGAAAAGGCTGTTGGTTTGCTCTTCATGACATGGCGCAAAGTAACGCATCGGCTTTAGGGGTTGATTGGACGTGTTCTGCAAGAAATGCTCGGTATTTAACTGGCGGCAATATTACATTGCAAGGTAATTTTGACCCATCGCGCTTGTTATCACCGCCTTCTGAAATCAAAAAAATGGTACACCAAATGATTGATGAATTTGGCAAAGACAAATACATTGTTAATCTAGGGCATGGTATTTTACCCAATATTCCGGTAGAAAATGCCAAGGCCTTTATTGATGCCGTAAAAGAATACAATGCTTAA
- the hemC gene encoding hydroxymethylbilane synthase, producing MSKTIRIGTRDSELALWQANIVKQQLENLGHKTELVPVKSTGDLVLDKPLYELGITGIFTRTLDIAMLNHDIDIAVHSLKDVPTILPKGIVQAAVLKRGNVNDTLVFKNNEEFLGAKEATIATGSLRRRAQWLNRFPTHTIVDLRGNVNSRLQKLQDNEHWNGAIFAAAGIGRIGIRPEESINLDWMIPAPAQGAIMVTALDEDEFAKQACSELNHEETEICTTIERQFLNKLEGGCTAPIGALAFIKNEEVHFKGVLLSEDGSKRIDVAKTEKLGNHQDMAQYCADFVIERGGKRLMDTIKNSAKKTNICSTKALTEDQRLLFNEKVSAESTDFIKISLNRIPPRILSKPIENVIITSKNAVESLTTNYSATELQFKNIYCVGRRTKRLIERKIGKVTHTEKNAESLAKYLIEFIEGTETTYFCSDLRLDTLPNTLKENQIKVNEIEAYQTKYDGLKIDDSVEGVMFYSPSTVESFIQKNNRDVIAFCIGETTAKEARKHFSDVRVARVPTVESVIELVNAHYV from the coding sequence GCGATAGTGAATTGGCACTATGGCAAGCCAACATAGTTAAACAACAACTTGAAAATTTAGGCCACAAAACAGAACTTGTTCCCGTAAAATCTACTGGCGATTTGGTTCTGGACAAACCCCTTTACGAACTCGGCATAACCGGTATTTTTACACGTACGCTAGATATCGCTATGTTGAATCACGATATCGATATTGCCGTACATTCATTAAAAGATGTGCCTACCATTTTGCCTAAAGGTATTGTTCAAGCAGCCGTTTTAAAGCGAGGCAACGTTAACGATACGCTTGTTTTTAAAAACAACGAGGAGTTCTTAGGCGCCAAAGAAGCTACCATAGCAACAGGCAGCTTAAGGAGGCGCGCACAATGGCTAAATCGCTTCCCAACACATACCATTGTCGATTTGCGTGGCAATGTAAATTCAAGACTTCAAAAACTACAAGATAACGAACACTGGAACGGTGCCATTTTTGCCGCTGCCGGTATTGGAAGAATAGGCATAAGGCCAGAAGAATCTATTAACTTAGACTGGATGATTCCCGCACCGGCACAAGGTGCTATTATGGTTACCGCTTTAGATGAAGATGAATTTGCAAAACAAGCCTGCAGCGAACTCAACCATGAAGAGACAGAAATTTGCACAACCATCGAGCGCCAATTTTTAAATAAACTCGAAGGTGGTTGTACCGCGCCTATTGGAGCTTTGGCCTTCATAAAAAATGAAGAGGTGCACTTTAAAGGCGTTTTGCTTAGTGAAGATGGCTCTAAACGAATTGATGTTGCCAAAACCGAAAAACTGGGCAATCACCAAGACATGGCGCAATATTGTGCCGATTTTGTTATCGAGCGTGGCGGCAAACGCCTCATGGATACCATTAAAAATTCGGCAAAGAAAACAAATATATGTTCTACCAAAGCATTAACTGAAGACCAACGATTATTGTTTAACGAAAAGGTGTCAGCCGAAAGCACTGATTTTATTAAAATTAGTTTAAATCGCATTCCGCCTCGAATTTTAAGCAAACCCATTGAAAATGTGATTATCACCAGTAAAAATGCGGTAGAATCATTAACTACAAATTATTCCGCTACCGAACTACAGTTCAAAAATATTTACTGTGTAGGCCGACGAACCAAGCGTTTAATTGAGAGAAAAATAGGCAAAGTAACACACACCGAAAAAAATGCCGAAAGCCTAGCCAAATATTTAATTGAATTTATAGAAGGTACCGAAACCACTTACTTTTGTAGCGATTTAAGATTAGACACTTTACCTAACACCCTTAAAGAAAACCAAATAAAAGTTAATGAGATTGAAGCCTATCAAACTAAATACGATGGTTTGAAAATTGACGATTCCGTTGAAGGCGTTATGTTTTACAGCCCATCAACTGTTGAAAGTTTTATCCAAAAAAATAATAGAGATGTTATTGCTTTTTGTATTGGAGAAACCACGGCTAAAGAAGCCCGAAAACATTTTAGCGATGTAAGAGTGGCGAGAGTACCAACTGTTGAGAGCGTGATTGAGTTGGTTAACGCACATTATGTATAA